One region of Citrus sinensis cultivar Valencia sweet orange chromosome 6, DVS_A1.0, whole genome shotgun sequence genomic DNA includes:
- the LOC127903039 gene encoding uncharacterized protein LOC127903039 yields MPKSQDAQPTRAKPLPVVIPPHFPSQFAKFKNEEQEKDILETFLKVEASKIELKPLPSHLKYMFLGDGETLPVIISSKLSTLEEEKLIRVLKDYKKAIGWTIADIKEISPSTCMHRILLEEIRNESYESSQFYKEKTKIFHDRIILRKEFSVGQKVFLFHSKLKFFPGKLRSHWVGPFIVTNVFPHGAVEIRSPTSNKVFKVNGHRLKPFYEGFSVNIVEEVTLESPIYGD; encoded by the exons atgcctaAATCTCAAGATGCACAACCCACCAGAGCGAAACCCCTACCTGTGGTGATACCTCCTCATTTTCCAAGCCAGTTTGCAAAATTCAAGAATgaggaacaagagaaagacatccttgagacatttctcaaggttgag GCATCGAAAATAGAGCTTAAACCGTTGCCGAGTCATCTAAAATACATGTTTCTAGGAGATGGTGAGACACTTCCAGTGATCATCTCTTCAAAGCTTAGTACTTTAGAGGAAGAAAAGCTTATTAGAGTGCTGAAGGATTACAAAAAGGCTATTGGGTGGACAATTGCTGATATTAAAGAGATAAGTCCGTCCACGTGCATGCATAGAATACTGTTGGAGGAGATTAGAAACGAATCCTATGAGAGTTCGCAATTTTACAAGGAAAAGACGAAGATATTTCATGACAgaataattttgagaaaagagttctctgttggtcaaaaagtttttctttttcattctaagctTAAATTTTTTCCTGGTAAATTACGTTCTCATTGGGTAggaccttttattgttactaatgtttttcctcatggtgcagttgagattcGGAGTCCGACCTCTAACAaagtttttaaggttaatggtcatcgcttaaaacctttttatgaaggtttttcGGTGAATATTGTGGAGGAAGTGACTCTCGAGAGTCCCATTTATGGAGATTGA